From Draconibacterium halophilum, one genomic window encodes:
- a CDS encoding carboxymuconolactone decarboxylase family protein gives MKQPLVTPKTGDSDPELQQLITFYEETLGFCPNSVKTMHHRPRIAYAFIEMNKAVMENQGRITSALKRMIAYISSNAAGCRYCQAHAIRAAERYGAEQEQLENIWEYKTHPAFSEAERAALDFAFAASIIPNSVDDQIAENLRTYWDEGEIVEITGVVALFGYLNRWNDSMGTEIENGAKESGEKLLSKNEWNSGKHTY, from the coding sequence ATGAAACAACCACTTGTAACTCCAAAAACGGGAGATTCTGATCCTGAATTACAGCAATTGATAACGTTTTACGAAGAGACACTTGGATTCTGCCCCAACAGCGTAAAAACCATGCATCACCGGCCGCGTATTGCCTATGCTTTTATTGAAATGAACAAGGCTGTGATGGAAAACCAGGGACGAATTACCAGTGCCTTAAAACGAATGATCGCCTACATTAGCAGCAATGCCGCAGGTTGCCGTTATTGCCAGGCACACGCCATACGAGCTGCAGAACGTTACGGTGCTGAACAGGAACAACTGGAAAATATTTGGGAATACAAAACACATCCTGCGTTTTCCGAAGCCGAACGGGCAGCACTGGATTTTGCTTTCGCAGCTTCCATTATTCCCAATAGTGTTGACGACCAAATTGCAGAAAACTTAAGAACATATTGGGATGAAGGTGAAATTGTAGAGATTACCGGCGTGGTTGCTTTGTTTGGTTATCTCAATCGATGGAACGATTCGATGGGAACTGAAATTGAAAACGGGGCAAAAGAGTCGGGAGAAAAGTTATTAAGCAAAAATGAATGGAACAGCGGAAAACACACCTATTAA
- a CDS encoding AI-2E family transporter, with the protein METSKKIYIFLIVITIVVVCIYAQSIIIPFILAILFWFLIRVIKKLLEKVNFIGRLPKWITTLFSTLVLLGFLALAVTMISQNIKILSTTLPEYEANVNKIAQQINQKFDIDIMNMAGDFAKDLNFGSILSSLFSTLTSLFGNAFTVFLYLLFLLLEEPLFPKKLKAMYPEKEQYDHVKTLVRKIDHSIGNYIALKTLTSLLTGFLSYFALLFIGIDAPLFWAFLIFVLNFIPTIGSLIATIFPAVFSILQFGEFTPGILVLSIVGAIQLVVGNFIEPRLMGNSLNISPLVVFLTLAIWGVIWGISGMLLSVPITVILIIIMSEFPGTRPFAILLSQRGTINK; encoded by the coding sequence ATGGAAACAAGCAAAAAGATTTACATTTTCCTTATCGTAATCACGATTGTAGTGGTTTGTATCTACGCACAATCCATCATTATTCCTTTCATTTTGGCCATCCTGTTTTGGTTTCTTATCCGGGTAATAAAAAAATTACTGGAAAAAGTTAATTTCATTGGACGGCTGCCCAAATGGATTACTACCCTATTTTCAACACTGGTATTGCTTGGTTTTTTAGCTTTAGCTGTTACCATGATATCTCAAAACATCAAAATATTGTCTACAACGCTTCCCGAATACGAAGCCAACGTAAATAAAATTGCCCAACAGATTAACCAGAAATTTGATATTGACATTATGAATATGGCCGGAGATTTTGCCAAAGATTTGAATTTCGGAAGTATTCTATCATCGCTGTTCAGCACATTAACAAGCTTATTTGGTAATGCTTTTACAGTATTTCTATATCTTTTGTTTTTACTCCTGGAAGAACCGTTATTTCCAAAAAAGCTGAAAGCCATGTACCCGGAAAAAGAACAGTACGATCATGTAAAAACACTGGTTAGAAAAATAGATCATTCCATTGGAAATTACATCGCCTTAAAAACACTAACCAGCCTATTAACCGGTTTCCTTAGCTACTTTGCCTTGCTTTTTATTGGCATCGATGCGCCTCTATTTTGGGCATTCCTCATCTTTGTTCTTAACTTTATTCCAACAATAGGATCGCTTATTGCAACCATATTTCCAGCTGTATTTTCCATTTTGCAGTTTGGCGAATTCACTCCCGGAATACTGGTACTGTCAATCGTTGGTGCTATTCAGTTGGTGGTTGGAAACTTTATTGAGCCTCGACTAATGGGTAACAGTTTAAATATTAGCCCATTGGTTGTTTTCTTAACACTCGCAATCTGGGGAGTTATCTGGGGAATTTCGGGCATGTTGTTAAGTGTCCCCATCACTGTAATCCTGATTATTATTATGTCGGAATTTCCGGGAACCCGACCGTTTGCGATTTTATTAAGTCAACGCGGCACCATTAATAAATAA
- a CDS encoding saccharopine dehydrogenase C-terminal domain-containing protein: MKVLLLGAGMVAKPLADYILDNNIELTIATRTLTKAEKLIRNRTNGKALQWTIDDIDQLDQLVATHDLTVSLLPYAHHVTVAKLCIKHKKNMVTTSYVSDEMKALDADAKEAGIIILNEIGVDPGFDHMTAMRIIDKVQDKGGKIKEFYSLCGALAAPEETDNPFKYKFSWSPKGVIMAGNNGAKYLKGGEIVELPTEDLFKNPLKIDFPEVGEMEVYPNRDSLAYVDIYGLKDVATMYRGTFRYPDWCEIMDAIKTLGLITHDTQSFAGKSYKRIMARQLEVYPANIKEKAAERLQLPIDSPAITAMEWLGLFSGYMPSMDEGSNFDLVADLMLKKMMLPEGARDMVIMLHSFLVENADGSTEVVKSRLLDFATKENTSIARTVGLPAAIAVKMILDGKITDTGVHIPVSKSIYEPVLTELEKLGIAMKEEWGVKESAKISC; this comes from the coding sequence ATGAAAGTACTATTACTTGGCGCCGGGATGGTAGCCAAACCACTTGCCGATTATATTCTTGACAACAATATAGAATTAACAATTGCCACCCGCACACTTACAAAAGCCGAAAAATTAATCAGAAACCGCACAAACGGTAAAGCCCTGCAATGGACCATCGACGACATTGATCAATTGGATCAGCTAGTTGCAACTCATGATTTAACAGTAAGCCTGCTTCCTTATGCGCATCATGTTACGGTAGCCAAACTGTGTATTAAACACAAAAAGAACATGGTAACCACATCGTATGTGTCGGATGAAATGAAAGCACTGGATGCCGATGCCAAAGAAGCCGGAATTATTATTCTGAATGAGATCGGTGTTGATCCGGGTTTTGACCACATGACTGCCATGCGAATTATTGACAAAGTGCAAGACAAAGGTGGTAAGATTAAAGAATTTTACTCGTTGTGTGGCGCGCTGGCAGCACCCGAAGAAACTGACAATCCATTTAAATACAAATTCTCGTGGTCGCCAAAAGGTGTGATTATGGCCGGAAATAACGGTGCCAAATATTTAAAAGGCGGCGAAATTGTTGAGCTCCCGACTGAAGACCTTTTTAAAAATCCATTGAAAATAGATTTCCCCGAAGTTGGAGAAATGGAAGTTTACCCGAATCGCGATTCGTTGGCTTACGTCGATATTTATGGACTGAAAGATGTTGCTACGATGTATCGCGGAACTTTTCGTTACCCCGATTGGTGCGAAATTATGGATGCCATTAAAACACTCGGTCTGATCACTCACGATACACAAAGTTTTGCCGGAAAAAGCTACAAAAGAATTATGGCGCGCCAGCTTGAAGTTTATCCAGCCAACATTAAAGAAAAGGCTGCCGAACGTCTTCAACTGCCGATAGACAGTCCGGCAATTACTGCGATGGAGTGGTTGGGGCTTTTTAGTGGGTACATGCCATCAATGGATGAAGGATCGAACTTTGATCTGGTTGCCGACCTGATGCTCAAAAAAATGATGTTGCCCGAAGGTGCCCGCGATATGGTTATTATGCTTCACTCGTTTTTAGTTGAAAATGCCGATGGAAGCACCGAAGTTGTTAAATCACGTCTGCTTGATTTTGCAACTAAAGAAAATACATCGATTGCGAGAACTGTTGGATTACCGGCCGCCATTGCTGTTAAAATGATCCTGGACGGCAAGATTACCGACACAGGCGTTCATATTCCGGTTTCAAAAAGTATTTATGAGCCTGTTTTAACAGAGCTGGAAAAACTTGGAATTGCCATGAAAGAAGAATGGGGAGTGAAAGAATCGGCAAAAATCAGTTGCTGA
- a CDS encoding 3-oxoacid CoA-transferase subunit A yields the protein MINKIVNSAKEAVAGIFDGATVMISGFGEAGSPVELIHALVDQGAKNLTVVSNNAGSGHVGLAALIENRQVKKILCSFPRTAISVVFPELYRAGEIELELVPQGTLAERIRAGGAGVPAFYTPTTVNTPLAEGKEIREFDGKQYVMEKAIQADFALVKCATADKYGNLIYNKTARNFGPVMCMAAKTTIAQTKEVVELGSINPEHVITPGIFVNRVVEISNPADESKLVAENVKYHGIKQ from the coding sequence ATGATTAACAAGATCGTGAATTCGGCAAAAGAAGCGGTTGCCGGCATTTTCGACGGAGCAACCGTAATGATAAGTGGGTTTGGTGAAGCCGGTAGCCCGGTAGAATTGATTCATGCGCTGGTTGATCAGGGAGCAAAAAACCTGACCGTGGTGAGCAACAACGCCGGAAGCGGACATGTTGGTTTGGCAGCCCTTATCGAAAACCGGCAGGTTAAGAAGATCCTCTGCTCTTTTCCACGTACAGCAATTTCTGTTGTTTTTCCCGAGTTGTACCGGGCCGGCGAAATAGAATTGGAACTGGTGCCACAGGGAACCTTAGCCGAACGCATTCGTGCAGGCGGTGCTGGAGTTCCGGCATTCTATACGCCCACAACCGTAAATACTCCTTTGGCAGAAGGAAAAGAAATACGCGAGTTTGATGGCAAACAATATGTTATGGAAAAAGCCATTCAAGCTGATTTTGCTTTGGTGAAATGTGCAACGGCAGATAAATACGGCAACCTGATTTACAACAAAACAGCCCGCAATTTTGGGCCGGTAATGTGTATGGCAGCCAAAACAACAATTGCACAGACCAAAGAGGTGGTTGAACTTGGAAGTATTAATCCGGAACATGTAATAACACCGGGAATTTTTGTTAATCGTGTAGTGGAAATTTCCAATCCGGCAGATGAATCGAAACTGGTTGCAGAAAATGTAAAATACCATGGAATCAAACAATAA
- a CDS encoding 3-oxoacid CoA-transferase subunit B → MESNNKITGWSTSEMAQKVAMDIHDGAYVNLGIGIPEMVTGFIPEGREVIYHTENGLLGMGKVAQSGSEDPELVNAGKKYVTAIPGAAYFHHADSFAMIRGGHIDICVLGAYQVSEEGDLANWSTGNPNDIPAVGGAMDLVAGVKTIFVITKHTTKTGASKIVKSCTYPLTGKNVVSRIYTNLSILDVVDKKLFVRKLAPGVSFEYLQQQTEATLNQ, encoded by the coding sequence ATGGAATCAAACAATAAAATTACAGGTTGGAGCACTAGCGAAATGGCGCAAAAAGTTGCTATGGACATTCACGATGGTGCCTATGTAAATCTTGGGATCGGGATTCCCGAAATGGTGACCGGTTTTATACCCGAAGGTCGCGAAGTGATTTATCATACCGAAAATGGTTTGCTTGGAATGGGAAAGGTTGCCCAGAGTGGCAGTGAAGATCCGGAGTTAGTAAATGCCGGAAAAAAATATGTCACAGCCATTCCCGGAGCGGCCTATTTTCATCATGCCGACAGCTTTGCCATGATACGTGGCGGGCACATCGATATTTGTGTGCTTGGGGCTTACCAGGTTTCGGAAGAAGGAGATCTGGCCAATTGGTCTACCGGAAATCCAAACGATATTCCCGCAGTGGGTGGTGCCATGGATTTGGTCGCCGGAGTGAAAACCATTTTTGTTATTACAAAACACACGACTAAAACCGGCGCTTCAAAAATTGTAAAATCCTGTACCTATCCACTTACCGGAAAGAATGTAGTTAGCAGAATTTATACGAACCTAAGTATTCTGGATGTAGTGGATAAAAAGTTGTTTGTCAGGAAACTGGCGCCGGGTGTAAGTTTTGAGTACCTGCAACAGCAAACCGAGGCAACTTTAAATCAATAG
- a CDS encoding aspartate aminotransferase family protein produces MSQKLSNSEKLYRQAQKVLSGGVSRNTVFRQPYPNYANTASGCYITDIEGTVRTDFANNMAALIHGHSFPPIVDAVISQLKKGTAYTLASEIELSFAKHLIKRVQSFERIRFVNSGTEAVMAMIKASRAYTGRAKIAKAEGSYHGTYDFAEVSQTANPSNWGNIDNPSSVPLAHGTPPCVSNDVVIYPYNDVERTLAILDKQAADIACVIIDPVPHRVGMVPGNQEFVEAVYNWTRENGALMVFDEVITFRVKYGGAQENYKVSPDLTSLGKIIGGGFPVGAVAGREEVMKVFDPHEKNLLLPHSGTFSANPITMTAGYTAMQYFDKKAVTKLNRITDGAIGQIREVIKLLDIPVSITGAGSMFRMHLRPTPPNTYREAYENQEVKKLINELLDYMYYKENILMINTFSCMLSTVMTQKEIDQLTEGLYRAFKALKPKIEKLNKI; encoded by the coding sequence ATGTCACAAAAATTAAGCAATAGCGAAAAATTATACCGGCAGGCACAAAAAGTACTTTCCGGGGGAGTGAGCAGAAATACTGTTTTCAGACAGCCTTATCCGAATTATGCCAACACAGCTTCAGGGTGTTATATAACCGATATTGAAGGTACAGTACGAACCGACTTTGCCAATAACATGGCTGCTTTGATTCATGGGCATTCATTTCCACCCATTGTTGATGCCGTGATCAGCCAGCTAAAAAAAGGTACGGCTTACACGCTGGCATCGGAGATTGAGCTTTCGTTTGCCAAACACCTTATAAAAAGGGTACAAAGTTTTGAGCGTATACGTTTTGTAAACTCCGGAACCGAGGCAGTCATGGCTATGATAAAAGCCTCAAGAGCTTACACCGGAAGGGCAAAAATTGCCAAAGCCGAAGGTTCTTATCATGGTACCTACGATTTTGCAGAAGTAAGTCAAACTGCAAACCCCTCGAATTGGGGAAATATCGATAACCCAAGCAGTGTTCCGCTGGCTCATGGTACGCCACCGTGTGTCTCTAACGATGTGGTGATTTATCCGTATAATGATGTAGAACGAACATTGGCAATTCTGGATAAACAAGCAGCAGATATTGCTTGCGTTATCATTGATCCGGTGCCGCATCGTGTTGGTATGGTGCCGGGTAATCAGGAGTTTGTGGAGGCGGTTTACAACTGGACTCGCGAAAATGGCGCTCTTATGGTTTTTGATGAAGTGATCACTTTTCGGGTGAAATACGGTGGAGCTCAGGAGAATTATAAAGTTAGCCCCGATCTTACATCATTGGGAAAAATTATCGGCGGAGGGTTTCCCGTTGGTGCAGTAGCCGGAAGAGAGGAAGTAATGAAAGTATTCGATCCGCATGAAAAAAATCTTCTGTTGCCACACTCCGGAACCTTTTCTGCCAATCCGATAACGATGACAGCCGGTTATACGGCTATGCAATATTTTGATAAAAAAGCGGTAACAAAACTGAACAGGATAACAGACGGTGCCATAGGTCAGATTCGCGAGGTAATAAAACTACTGGATATTCCGGTTTCTATTACCGGCGCTGGCTCCATGTTTCGGATGCATTTACGGCCAACACCACCTAATACTTATCGCGAAGCCTATGAAAATCAGGAGGTAAAAAAATTGATAAACGAGTTGCTCGATTATATGTATTACAAGGAGAATATCCTGATGATCAATACTTTTTCGTGTATGCTTTCAACTGTGATGACACAAAAAGAAATCGATCAGTTGACGGAAGGATTGTATCGGGCTTTTAAAGCGTTAAAACCTAAAATTGAAAAACTAAACAAGATATAG
- the pcaF gene encoding 3-oxoadipyl-CoA thiolase encodes MNEVFICDAIRTPIGRYGGALSSVRADDLAAIPIKTLLERNDQIDPAAFDDVLMGCANQAGEDNRNVARMALLLAGMPESVPGVTVNRLCSSGMEAIGMAARAIKAGEAELMIAGGAENMSRSPLVMPKATQAFSRNAEIYDSTIGWRFVNDKFQEKYGTDPLICTAENLADEFKISREDQDRFAHNSQLKTAEAQQNGALVREIIPVSIPQRKGAPILIEKDEHPRLTSLEKLASLKLVYGEGTTVTAGNASGINDGAAAVIVASEAAVKKFNLTPKAKILGTQAAGVPPRTMGIGPVPATNKLLKRLGMSLDQMDIIELNEAFAAQSLACIREFGMADDDPRLNPLGGAIALGHPLGMSGARLVTTALYQLQNSNSKYALCTMCVGVGQGVSMVLEKV; translated from the coding sequence ATGAATGAAGTTTTTATTTGCGATGCAATACGTACACCGATTGGGAGATATGGAGGGGCTTTGTCATCAGTAAGAGCCGATGATTTAGCGGCCATTCCCATAAAAACTTTGCTGGAGCGTAACGATCAGATCGATCCGGCAGCTTTTGATGATGTGCTAATGGGATGTGCCAACCAGGCCGGAGAAGACAACCGAAACGTTGCACGAATGGCCTTGCTTTTGGCTGGAATGCCTGAATCGGTTCCGGGGGTAACAGTCAACCGTTTGTGTTCTTCAGGAATGGAAGCCATTGGAATGGCAGCGCGGGCTATAAAAGCCGGTGAGGCAGAGCTGATGATTGCCGGCGGCGCTGAAAATATGTCGCGATCGCCATTGGTAATGCCTAAAGCTACACAGGCTTTTTCCCGTAATGCTGAAATATATGACTCCACCATTGGTTGGCGTTTTGTGAACGACAAGTTTCAGGAGAAATATGGAACAGACCCGCTTATTTGCACCGCAGAAAATCTGGCCGATGAATTTAAGATCAGTCGCGAAGATCAGGATCGATTTGCACACAATAGTCAGTTAAAAACGGCTGAAGCCCAGCAAAACGGAGCACTTGTACGTGAAATAATTCCAGTTTCTATTCCTCAACGGAAAGGAGCCCCGATACTAATTGAAAAGGATGAACACCCACGATTGACATCGCTTGAAAAGCTGGCCTCCTTAAAATTGGTTTACGGAGAAGGAACCACGGTAACTGCCGGCAATGCCTCGGGAATTAATGACGGTGCAGCGGCTGTAATTGTAGCTTCGGAAGCGGCAGTTAAGAAGTTTAATCTAACTCCGAAAGCCAAAATTCTGGGTACTCAGGCTGCCGGTGTGCCACCACGTACTATGGGAATCGGACCGGTACCGGCCACCAACAAGCTTTTGAAACGGCTGGGAATGAGTCTGGACCAAATGGATATCATCGAATTGAATGAAGCATTCGCAGCACAATCGCTGGCCTGTATTCGCGAGTTTGGAATGGCAGACGACGATCCACGACTAAATCCATTAGGCGGAGCAATTGCACTAGGACACCCGCTGGGAATGTCGGGTGCACGTTTGGTTACAACAGCCTTGTATCAGCTGCAAAATTCAAACTCAAAATATGCACTTTGTACCATGTGTGTTGGTGTTGGACAAGGGGTTTCAATGGTTTTGGAGAAGGTGTAG
- the amaB gene encoding L-piperidine-6-carboxylate dehydrogenase, with the protein MKIDISKELKQLGISEVNNGVCTGVEWKTTSGAIVESFSSSDGELIATVNQATAADYHEVVGKAKDAFKVWRMVPAPKRGELVRQIGLELRKYKEPLGKLVSYEMGKIYQEGLGEVQEMIDICDFAVGQSRQLYGFTMHSEREKHRMYDQYHPLGIVGVVSAFNFPVAVWAWNAMIAMVAGDVVIWKPSSKVFLCAIAVHNIVAKVLKENDVQEGVLNLVAAGSRELGDEFFSDKNIPLVSFTGSTKIGKKVGGLVGQRLGKTILELGGNNAIIITPEADLEMALRAVVFGAVGTCGQRCTSTRRIIVHDSVYEEFKNRLIAIYEQLPIGHALDENTLVGPLVDRWAVDTYLAAIEKVKAEGGTILIGGEVLSGEGFESGCFVTPCIAEVENHYEIVQDETFAPLLYMVRYSGLNEAIRLHNDVPQGLSSAIFSTHMLETEKFLSHEGSDCGIANVNIGTSGAEIGGAFGGEKETGGGRESGSDAWKAYMRRQTNTINYSTELPLAQGIEFNV; encoded by the coding sequence ATGAAAATTGACATCTCTAAAGAATTAAAACAATTAGGAATCAGTGAAGTAAATAATGGAGTTTGCACTGGAGTGGAATGGAAAACAACCTCTGGCGCTATTGTCGAATCGTTTTCTTCATCTGATGGAGAATTGATTGCAACAGTGAATCAGGCAACTGCTGCCGATTACCACGAGGTTGTGGGAAAAGCTAAAGATGCTTTTAAGGTGTGGCGCATGGTGCCGGCTCCTAAACGTGGAGAGCTAGTACGCCAGATCGGCCTGGAACTTCGAAAATATAAGGAGCCGCTTGGTAAATTGGTTTCGTACGAAATGGGTAAAATTTACCAGGAAGGCCTGGGTGAGGTTCAGGAAATGATCGATATCTGTGATTTTGCCGTTGGTCAGTCGCGTCAGCTTTATGGTTTTACCATGCATTCGGAACGAGAAAAACACCGTATGTACGATCAGTATCATCCACTGGGAATTGTGGGGGTGGTTTCGGCCTTTAACTTCCCGGTTGCTGTTTGGGCGTGGAACGCAATGATTGCAATGGTGGCCGGCGATGTGGTAATCTGGAAACCTTCATCAAAAGTATTTCTGTGTGCTATTGCGGTTCACAATATCGTGGCAAAAGTTTTAAAAGAAAATGATGTTCAGGAGGGTGTTCTGAATTTGGTTGCAGCAGGTTCGCGCGAATTGGGCGATGAGTTTTTTAGCGATAAAAATATTCCGTTGGTATCGTTTACAGGCTCAACAAAAATTGGTAAAAAAGTTGGCGGACTTGTTGGTCAGCGACTTGGGAAAACCATTTTGGAACTCGGCGGAAACAATGCCATCATAATTACTCCTGAAGCCGATCTTGAAATGGCACTTCGTGCAGTTGTATTTGGAGCTGTGGGTACTTGCGGCCAGCGTTGTACTTCTACGCGCCGGATTATTGTTCACGATTCGGTTTATGAAGAGTTTAAAAATCGTCTGATTGCCATTTACGAGCAGTTACCCATTGGCCACGCTTTGGATGAAAATACACTGGTTGGTCCGCTGGTTGATCGTTGGGCTGTTGACACCTACCTGGCCGCCATCGAAAAAGTAAAAGCTGAAGGTGGAACTATTCTGATCGGTGGAGAAGTGCTGTCAGGAGAAGGATTTGAATCAGGTTGTTTTGTAACACCATGTATTGCCGAAGTGGAGAATCACTATGAAATTGTTCAGGACGAAACATTTGCACCATTGCTATATATGGTTCGCTATTCGGGATTAAATGAAGCTATTCGTTTGCACAACGATGTGCCGCAAGGATTGTCGTCGGCCATTTTTTCAACGCACATGTTGGAAACCGAAAAATTCCTCTCACACGAAGGTTCCGATTGTGGAATTGCGAACGTAAATATTGGCACATCGGGTGCCGAAATTGGTGGTGCTTTTGGTGGCGAAAAGGAAACTGGAGGTGGTCGCGAGTCGGGTTCCGATGCATGGAAAGCCTACATGCGCAGACAAACAAATACCATAAATTACAGTACAGAGCTACCATTGGCTCAGGGAATTGAATTTAATGTCTAG
- a CDS encoding saccharopine dehydrogenase C-terminal domain-containing protein: protein MKNILIFGAGRSSVFLLTYLAERALKYRWHIKVVGAEESDFVKRLKLSFSILNVRDEFARDQEVREADLVISMLPARFHKLVMQSCLKFSKSLFTASYESKEMQLVEDEVKSKGLLFLNECGLDPGLDHMSAMRVINHIKQEGHKLEAFESFTGGLVAPESDDNPWHYKFSWNPRNVVLAGQGGPAQFIQKGKVKYIPYNRLFRRTELIKIDDYGWFEGYANRDSLSYIGKYGLQEVPTVYRGTLRRPGFCKAWNVFVQLGATSDDHFIDNVEDMTYREFINSFLYYHPADTIDLKLYHSMQISMDSEIVPKLEWLGIFEKRKIGLKRATPAQVMEKLLSEKWQLMPDDKDMIVMWHKFEYLDRNTKEKVEKNSSLVVIGESGEKTAMAKTVGLPLAVAAKLFLTKKLNQSGICIPTQPEIYEPILDELEKFGIKFTETEKRLVVKQDSE from the coding sequence ATGAAGAACATATTAATTTTTGGAGCGGGCAGATCGAGCGTATTTTTGCTGACTTACCTGGCCGAGCGTGCATTAAAATACCGATGGCACATTAAAGTTGTAGGTGCCGAAGAAAGCGATTTTGTAAAAAGGTTAAAATTGTCATTTTCAATTTTAAATGTCCGCGATGAGTTTGCCCGCGACCAGGAAGTACGCGAGGCAGATTTGGTGATTTCTATGTTGCCGGCACGCTTTCATAAACTGGTGATGCAGTCTTGTCTGAAATTCTCGAAAAGTTTGTTTACTGCTTCGTACGAAAGTAAAGAAATGCAGCTGGTTGAGGATGAAGTAAAAAGTAAAGGACTGCTGTTTTTAAACGAATGTGGTTTGGATCCCGGACTGGATCACATGTCGGCAATGCGCGTGATTAACCATATTAAGCAGGAAGGCCATAAACTGGAGGCTTTTGAATCGTTTACCGGCGGTTTGGTTGCACCCGAATCGGATGATAATCCGTGGCACTACAAGTTTAGCTGGAATCCTCGCAATGTGGTTTTGGCAGGGCAGGGTGGCCCGGCACAATTTATTCAGAAAGGAAAAGTGAAATACATTCCCTACAACCGTTTATTCCGTAGAACAGAACTCATTAAAATTGATGATTACGGCTGGTTTGAAGGTTATGCCAACCGCGATTCGTTGAGTTATATCGGGAAATATGGATTGCAGGAAGTGCCCACGGTTTATCGGGGAACCTTGCGTCGTCCTGGTTTTTGTAAGGCCTGGAATGTGTTTGTTCAGCTGGGTGCTACCAGCGACGATCATTTCATCGACAATGTTGAAGACATGACTTATCGGGAGTTTATCAACTCTTTTTTATATTATCATCCGGCTGATACAATTGATTTGAAACTATACCATTCGATGCAAATTTCCATGGATTCAGAGATCGTTCCAAAGTTGGAGTGGCTGGGTATTTTTGAGAAAAGAAAAATCGGCTTAAAACGTGCCACACCGGCTCAGGTGATGGAAAAATTACTTTCGGAGAAATGGCAGTTGATGCCCGATGATAAAGACATGATAGTAATGTGGCACAAATTTGAATACCTCGATCGGAACACAAAGGAGAAGGTGGAGAAGAACAGCTCGCTGGTGGTTATCGGCGAGTCGGGAGAAAAAACGGCTATGGCAAAAACAGTGGGTTTACCGCTTGCAGTTGCTGCCAAGTTGTTTCTTACTAAAAAACTTAACCAGAGTGGAATTTGTATTCCAACTCAACCGGAAATTTATGAACCGATTTTGGACGAGCTGGAAAAATTTGGAATAAAATTCACAGAGACGGAGAAACGATTGGTAGTAAAACAAGATTCCGAATAA
- a CDS encoding endonuclease/exonuclease/phosphatase family protein — translation MKRTKRLLCVLISILTFSTIYGQNNNDENITVRVLTFNILHGATAKDDFDLDKIASVIQNTNPDLVAMQEVDFKTNRARKYDLVTELGWRTKMAPLFGIAMPYDGGGYGEGILTKMPILTSRNVPLPHSPENEPRTALQVLVQLESGDTISFIGTHLEHQETSTDRIDQVKTINETFASCKYPSILAGDLNATPNSEPISMLKKYWTASDTEGALTYPSNDPEIKIDYIFFRPSDKWQVIETKVICDEIASDHCAVLSVLRLIK, via the coding sequence ATGAAAAGGACAAAACGGCTACTTTGCGTACTTATTTCTATACTAACTTTTAGCACAATTTACGGGCAGAACAACAATGATGAAAACATCACCGTTCGTGTATTAACTTTCAATATTCTGCACGGCGCTACTGCCAAAGATGATTTCGATCTGGATAAAATTGCCTCGGTAATTCAAAATACAAATCCCGACCTCGTAGCGATGCAGGAAGTGGATTTTAAAACCAATCGTGCCCGAAAATACGACCTGGTAACGGAGCTTGGTTGGAGGACAAAAATGGCACCACTATTTGGTATTGCAATGCCCTATGATGGTGGAGGATACGGAGAAGGAATATTGACAAAAATGCCGATCCTGACGAGCCGTAATGTTCCACTTCCCCATTCGCCGGAAAATGAACCCCGCACAGCACTACAGGTGCTGGTGCAACTGGAATCGGGCGATACCATCAGTTTTATAGGCACGCATTTGGAGCACCAGGAAACCAGCACAGACAGAATTGACCAGGTAAAAACGATCAATGAAACTTTTGCTTCTTGCAAGTATCCGTCAATTTTAGCCGGCGACTTAAATGCCACGCCCAACAGCGAACCAATTTCAATGCTAAAAAAATATTGGACAGCGAGCGATACAGAAGGAGCTTTAACTTATCCTTCCAACGATCCGGAAATAAAAATAGACTATATCTTTTTCAGGCCTTCAGATAAGTGGCAAGTGATAGAAACCAAAGTTATTTGCGATGAAATTGCTTCCGACCACTGTGCCGTTTTATCGGTTCTGAGATTGATAAAATGA